Within Mucilaginibacter inviolabilis, the genomic segment ACTTAATTCGGCATTAGCATATTTATACTTACCACCAAATGTCCTGCTACCGTCTTGGTTTAATATACTTGATAATGAATTATTTACAAATTGCGTTTGAATATTGTGCGTTGACCCGGTTACATCTTTTTGTGTACCAAAACCTGCATAACCAGAAAGACCAAACTTACCCTGTTTCACGGTAGCGTTAAGATTATACCCCGGTCCCCAAACAGAATTGTAGCGTGCATTAATACTTCCGTTATATCCCTGATCAGCGTTTTTCTTGGTAATGATGTTGATAATACCTGTTAAGCCTTCCGCATCGTATTTAGCAGGTGGTGTAGTGATCACCTCAATCTTTTCGATATTCGTTGCCGGCATCGCTTTCAATACATCCGACGGGCTTTTGGCCATCAATGCCGATTCTTTTCCGTTGATCAGGATTTTATAATTACCGCTTCCCTTCAGTTTGATATTGTCATCTCCGTCAACCGATAAAAGTGGCACTTTACGCATCATATCTAAAGCCGATACAGCTTTACTTTCAGGATCAGCTGTTACATCATAAGAGAGGCGGTCGACCTCTTGCTTAAGGGTTGGTCGCACTGCCGTTACAGTAACTTCTTTTAATTCTTTGTTAGATGGGGCTAGTAAAATTTTACCAGCGTTAAATTCATTACCAGTCAACTTTACAGGTAAAATCTTGGTAGCATAGCCGATAAAAGCAACTACCAGCTGATAAGTTTTACCATCAGGGGCTTTTAATTCAAAACTTCCGTCGTCTTTGGCAAGGGTACTTTTTACGGGGGTATGTGTAGCAGCATCTTGCAGCGCTACCGTAACATAGCCTAAGGGTTTGTTTAATGCCGAATCAATTACAGAGCCCTTAACAGTTATGTTTGTTGGCGAATTTTGTGTTTGGGCAAAGCATATCGCCGAAATATAACAGGAAAGCAGGGTCAGTAAAAATTGTTTCATAAGGATTTAGTGATAAGACGTCATTAGTTATTCAACTGTTGCATACAGCAAAAACTATTTAATAAATCTTAACTAAGCAATTAGTTTACACCTGAAACGAAGGGATGTATTATTTATTATACCGGGTCATGGTTAATTCTGTACCGATGGTAGCGAAGCCCTTGATCATTTCGATTGAGCGATCAATCAATGCAGGAAGCTCAGGCTTTTCATCGTCGTCAAAACCACTTAATACATAATCAACCTGGCGGCCTTTGGGGTAATTGTCGCCCACGCCAAACCGGAGGCGTGCATAGTTATTGTGACCAAGCGTAGTTTCGATATGTTTTAAACCATTGTGCCCAGCGGCGCTACCTTTAGGTTTTAAGCGTAGGGTGCCTAAGGGAAGAGCAATATCATCAACCAATACCAGTACATTTTCAACAGGTATTTTCAACTCCTTCATCCAATGATTCATGGCTTTGCCACTTAGGTTCATATAAGTAGTTGGTTTAATAAGATGCAGCGTACGGCCTTTGAACGACACTTCGCTGTAATAGGCCAGGCGCATGTGGTAAAACTTGGCGCCTTCTTGCTTAGCCAACTCATCCAGTATCATAAACCCTATATTATGCCTAGTATCAGCATATTCGGGTCCTATATTTCCTAAACCAACTATAAGATATTTCATGCCCCCTAGCCCCCTGAAGAGGGAATTTTTGATTTACTTAAATTAAAGTGCGAAGATATTATTTTTAAACAAAAACAGCGATAAGTTACCTTATCGCTGTTTTAATAGTTCCCCTTTTATTCCCTCTTCAGGGAATTAAGGAGCTTACTTTTTACCTGAAGCAGCTTCCTGCTCAGCCTGACGTAATGCACGTGAAGTAGTTACAGATACGATAGTATCTTCCTGAGCATTGGTGATAGTAAGGTTTGGCAATTTAATTTCACCAACTTTTACTGATTTACCAACTTCCAGAGCTTCAATGCTTACTTCAATAGCATCTAAATGATCTTTAGGCAATGCTTTGATGCGCAGTTTCCTTAATTTCTGAACTAATTTACCACCCACTTTAACACCTGGAGATGTACCGGTTAATTTAACAGGGATCTCGATAGTGATTGGCTTTTTCTCGTCAAGCAATAAAAAGTCAACGTGGATAATTTGTTCAGTTAAAGGATGAAACTGAATATCTTTAATGATAGCTTGTGATTTAACACCAGCAATTTCAAGATCGATGAAATGAACAACCGGAGTATAAACAACGGCTCTCAAATCAGCTGCGGACACTGCAAAGTGGGATTGTGTTGGCCCACCGTAAAGTACTGCAGGCACTAAGCCTTGATAACGCAGTTCTTTAGCGTCTCTTTTCCCTACGTTCTCTCTTGGAGAACCGCTAATAGCAATTGATTTCATTATTTGTATTTATTTATTTGTTAAGTTCATGGTTCATAGATCATTGTTCATGGCATCTAATCCGCACAAATATTTTTATTCTATTCAAAATCCATGTTTCCGGCTATGAACCATCAACCATGAACTATAAGCTTTCTATCAATCTACCCTAAACAACTGGCTGATAGAACCGTGCTCGTTTACATTACTGATAGCCTTTGCAAACAGTTCAGCAGTTGATAATACCTTTATTTTAGGGCTTGTTTGCTTTAACGGTATAGTATCAGTAACTATCAGTTCAGTTAAAGCCGAATTTTCGATAGTTTCATAAGCTTTGCCTGATAGTACCGGATGTGTACAAACCGCGCGTACGCTGCGTGCACCACGTTCCATAATCAATCCTGCTGCTTTAGCCAATGTACCGGCTGTATCACAGATATCATCAATCAGCACAATATCCTGATCGGTAACATCGCCAATAAGCGTCATGGACTCAATTTCATTAGCACGTTTACGACGTTTATCGCAAATTACAACCTCTGCATTAAAGAACTTCGCGAAACTGCGTGCCCTGTATGAACCACCCATATCCGGTGATGCAATGGTTAAATTTTCTAAACCCAGGCTTTTGATATAAGGTACAAAAATGATAGAAGCATCCAGGTGATCAACCGGTATATCAAAAAAGCCCTGTATCTGCGCAGCGTGCAGATCCATGGTCATGATGCGGTTAATACCTGCAGCAACCAACAAATTGGCTACCAGTTTAGCACTAATAGCCACACGAGGCTTATCTTTCCTGTCCTGACGGGCCAATCCAAAATACGGAATAACGGCACTTACATAATGTGATGAAGCACGACGGGCGGCATCAATCATCATCAGTAATTCCATCAGGTTATCAGTGGGCTGGTTGGTACTCTGGATCAGGAATACATCGCATCCCCTTACAGATTCATTAAAGTGTGGCTGAAATTCACCGTCACTAAAGCGTGAAAGCACCACGTCACCTAATTCGCGGCCATAAGCATCAGCAATTTTTTGCGCCAGCTCTTTAGAGCCTGATCCTGCAAATAACTTAACCGGATTAAATTGTAATGGCATCTTCTTGTTTTGGATTTGGGATCTTCGATTTAGGATTAGCCTTAATCTTAAATCACTTTACACTTACAACCTGTATAAAAAACAATTCGGATTTCAATTTTCTATCAGACCTAAATCCGAAATTGAAAATCAGAAATCCGAAATTTTCATTGTTGCCCGACCAGGATTCGAACCTAGACAAACGGTACCAAAAACCGTCGTACTACCATTATACTATCAGGCAATCTCCTTTGGTTTGTTTTTACTCCCCGAAAAGGAATGCAAATATAAGACGATTTTTTAACTCTCAAAAAGAATTTTAAAAAAGTATTTTCTATTGCCTTTTAACGTCTAAAACGGGCTAAAAAAGTGTTAATCCACCGCTTTTGATTTTAACATCATAATACTTTTACTAATTTCGGGCTGCATTCAACCCTTTTTTCTATCGTAAAATTCAGACATGGACTACAAAAAGATCAATAATATATTTGGCTGGGTAGCCTTTATCATTGCTTCGCTAACTTATATTTTAACTTTAGAGCCCTCTTCCAGCTTTTGGGATTGCGGCGAGTTTGTTGCCTGTATTTACCGTTTACAAGTGGCCCACCAACCCGGCGCCCCCCTGTTTACCATGATAGGAAAGGTGTTTACCTTACTTTCGATGGGTAATAATACCAAGGTAGCTTACTGGGCAAATATGGCTTCGGCGCTGGCCAGTGGAGCAACCATTATGTTCCTGTTTTGGACTATAACCGCCCTGGCTAAAAAACTATTGGTTAAAAAAGCCGAAGAAATAAATACTACAAACCTGATACTGATTATAGGTGCGGGTTTGGTTGGAGCCCTTGCTTACGCTTATTCGGATACTTTTTGGTTCTCGGCAGTAGAGTCTGAAGTTTACGCGCAATCATCCTTATGTACAGCTATCGTATTCTGGGCAATATTAAAATGGGATGCTCATGCCGATGAGCAACATGCTGATAAATGGATAGTATTTATTGCCTATGTGATGGGCTTATCTATAGGTATACACCTATTAAACCTGTTAGTAATACCCGCTATAGCGCTGGTGATATACTTCCGCAGAGCGAAAAACATCACTTCCAAAGGTACTTTCTGGGCATTTTTTGCTGGTATAGTGGCAGTAGCCTTTGTACTTTGGGGCGTTATTCAATATACCGTAAAAGGTGCGGCCTTTTCCGATCTGCTTTTTGTAAATACACTGGGCTTCGGCTTTGGCAGCGGGGCAGTAGTGTTTTTTGTTTTACTGATAGCCACCATCGTATCGGGTATATATTATACTATTAAACCCCTAAAACCGGCTATTATCGTAGCGGCGGTATGCTTTATACTGGCATTAGGTATCAGTGCAGGGATTATTGGTGTAGTGGTAGGCGCGGCAGTACTCGCATTGTTAGAATATGTGGTTAAAATACGCCAGAAACGTTTCGCTTTAAATACCTTTTTAATTTGCCTGCTGTTCATCCTTTTTGGTTACAGCTCATTTGTGATGATCGTGGTTAGGGCTAAAGCTAACCCGAACTTAAATAACAGCGATCCTGAAAACGCATTTGCGCTTAACAGCTATTTGAACCGCGACCAGTATGGTGATACACCTCTGCTTTATGGTCAATTTTTTGATTCAACACCAACCGAACAAACCGAAGGCGCCACTATTTACCGTCGCGGCGAAACCAAATATGAGGTGGCTGGTAAAAAACTAACCACTGTTTATGATCGCAATACCCCATTCCCGCGTATGTTTAGCGACAAGGCCGGTCACCCTGATTTTTACAGGGCTTGGAGTAAACTGGGCCAAAGCGAACACCCTACCTTTGCCACCAACCTGGGTTTTTTTGGCACCTGGCAGGTAAACCAAATGTACACCCGCTATTTTTTATGGAATTTTGTTGGTCGTGCCAATGATCTTGACGGTCAAACCGGTGCTATTGATGGCAAAGGCGGTATAGATGGTTCCTGGTTAAGCGGCTGGGATTTCAGCAAACCCCTGCCTTATGCTGTTACCGAAAGCAAAAGCTATAACCGTTTATTCTTTTTACCGTTGATCATTGGCCTTATCGGCTTATTCTTCCATTTTTGGCGCGATCAGCGAAATGCAGGTGTGGTATTGGTACTGTTCTTTTTTACAGGCCTCGCCATTGTGTTATACCTCAACCAGGACCCATTACAGCCACGTGAGCGTGATTACGCTTATGCAGGTTCGTTTTATGCCTTTGCCATTTGGATTGGTTTGGGCGTACTGGCTATCGCCGATTTTCTGTCTAAAAAGATCAACGCTAAAACAAGCGCTATTATAGCTACGCTGATTTGTTTACTGGCAGCGCCCGTGCTAATGGCCAACCAGGAATGGGACGATCACGACCGCTCTACCAAGCTTACACCGCACGATATGGCTTATAACTACCTCAACTCCTGCGCCCCAAATGCTATTCTATTCACCTACGGTGATAATGATACTTACCCGCTTTGGTATATACAGGAGGTTGAAAATGTACGCCCCGATGTACGTATTGTGAACTTAAGCTTACTGGGTACCGACTGGTACATCCGCGGTATGAAAAATAAAATGAACGAATCAGAGCCATTGCCTATCAGCATGTCTAATGACAAGTTTAAACCCGGTGTGCGTGATGTTATTTATTTTAACGACCAAAAATTGGTCGGTGCTACCGAACTGAAAGAGGTTTTTGATTTTATGACCTCTGATGATAAGTCAACCATGGTAGAGTATAACAATGGCGATGTGGCCAACTACCTGCCTACCAAAAACTTCAAATTGACTATTGACCCTAACCAGGTGGTACAAACCGGTACCGTTCCGGCTGCTGAGAAAGATAAGATAGTGCCCGAAATGGACTGGACCTTTAGTGGCCGCTATGTAACCAAAGATGTTTTGGCCATGATGGATATCCTATCGCACAATAACTGGAAACGCCCAATCTATTTCTCGGTAACCGTGCCTAACGATAATATGATAGGTCTGGACAAATATTTATACAACGAAGGCTTCGCTTATCGCTTAATGCCATTGAAACCAGATACCGCATCAAACGCGCTCGAAAACAGCAATACCCCAGTGATGTATCATAACATGATGACCAAGTTTAAGTGGGGTAATATGAAAACCGCGCGTTACCTTGACCACGAGTCCATGACCATGTTTTACCCGTTGATTACCAGGCTTTACTCTAACCTGTCTGATAACCTGATGAAAGAGGGGCATAACGACCTGGCCAAAAATACATTGAAGAAATATGACGAAGTAATGCCGGGCATTATCAATTCAACCGAGGTTGCTGTACGTAAATTTTATATGATTGAGAGTTCATATCGCCTGGGAGATATCCCACTGGCCAACAAGCTGTCCAACCAGGTTGACGATTATGTAAACAACCTGCTTAATTATAACTATGCGTTGTTACAACGTAATGAAATCAGTTTGGATAACAATCGCGATGTGCAATACTCCATACAAATTTTAAGCGGTCTGGTAGGCTTTACCAAAGAATTTAAACAGACGGAGTTAAACACCAAATTCAGTGCACAACTGAAGGGCTTTGAAGCGAAGTTTGGTATCAGCGCAAAGCGATAGAAAGAATAATTAATAAAGCAGGGCTGTCACCCTGAGCACCGTCGAAGGGTAGAGCGTAGAGGCCTGCCCACCATACTTCGACAAGCTCAGCATGACAGCCTTTTTTTGGTTAAAAAGTGGGTTTACATGGGTTTACACTTTTTACGGTTAACATGAGTTTATATATCTGAAAATCAATACATTATATAATTTTAGCGTAAAAAAGTGTAAACCCACTTTTTGTTTGTTTAAAAGCTCATTTACGCCGCCGCGAAGGGGATGTCACCCTGAGCTCCGTCGAAGGGTCGAGCGCAGAGGCCCCTGCACCATGCTTCGACGGAGCTCAGCATGACACCCGTTAAAAGAGCTGACGTAAGCTGGAAGCTTACCACATGCCACCCATGGGATACGCTACGCTAATCTCGCGGGAGCAAAACATCTCTCCATTATGTCATTGCAAGGTACGAAGCAATCTCCTCACGTTCTCATTGGTAAGAATAGCTACGAGATTGCTTCGTACCTCGCAATGACATATCTTTTATAAAACTGATGAGACCTTAATTAAACGCGTCATTTCACCCTTAGAGGCTCCTGATTTCACAACTCAGCATGATAGCCTTTATCGTTAAACAAAAAAAGCGGCATAAGCCGCTTTTTTATATAGATCAGAATTTTTTATCCTTCGTTTACAACGCCCATGTTGCAGAACTTATCAATACGTTCGGTAACCAGTTCATTGATATCGCGTTCGCCCAGTGTTTTCAAATCTTTTAGCAATTGCTTTTTCAGGATGGCAGCCATAGCCACGGGATCCTGATGTGCACCGCCAAGTGGTTCTTTGATTACACCGTCAATCAGCTTATTCTTATACATTTCTGTCGAAGTTAATTTCAATACTTCGGCAGCACGTTCTTTATTTTCCCAGGTTTTCCACAGGATGGTTGAGCAGTTTTCCGGAGATATTACCGAATACCAGGAATTATCCAGCATCAGTACCCTATCGCCAATACCTATACCCAATGCACCGCCAGACGCGCCTTCGCCTATGATCACACAAATTACCGGCACTTTCAACACAGCCATTTCCAGCAGGTTACGGGCAATAGCTTCGCCTTGTCCTCGCTCTTCAGCTTCCAGACCTGGAAATGCTCCCGGGGTATCTATCAGCGTAACTACAGGCTTATTGAATTTTTCGGCCATTTTCATCAGCCTTAATGCCTTGCGGTAACCTTCGGGATTAGCCATACCAAAGTTGCGGTATTGACGCTCTTTGGTATTACGCCCCTTCTGGTGACCGATGAACATCACGGTTTGCCCGTTCAATGTTCCAAAGCCACCAATGATGGCCTTATCATCGCCTACAGTCCTGTCGCCGTGCAATTCAATAAAATCATCGCACATTAACTCAATATATTGAAGCGTATAAGGCCTTTCAGGATGACGGGAAATCTGCACCTTTTGCCAGCCGGTAAGGTTTGAATATATCTCCTTTTTAGCAGCATCCAGCTTGGCTTCCAACTCGGCTACGGTTGCAGACATGTCGAGCTTATTTTTATCCTCCACCTGCTTTACCTTTTCAATCTGCTGTATCAGTTCAGCCAGTGGCTTTTCAAAATCAAAAGTAATCTTCATACTATTTATTTGGGCCGCTAAATTAAGTAAATCCTACGGTATATTATCAATTAGGGTTTTGTAAAGTTTCCAGCTTCTTGATTTGCTGCGGCGCCAGCAGGTCGCCGGTGCTTAAGCAAGCCTGTAAAATGGCGTTTCTGAGCTCGCCATAGTACAATCCGGAACGCGTGGCATAAAATATTACATCACCATTAGTTAAGCGCTGTTTACGAAAAAGTTCATCTAAAGTTTGTTCGTTCTTAATAATGAACGAACCCATCTCTACTCTTTTCCGGTGCAGTTCGGTGGCAATTGCGGTAATTTTTATCACCTGGTTCGGGCTCAATCCCAATTCTTTTTTAAACCTAATCGCCTGATCGGGCATGGGATAATGATTGATCTGGGCCGGTAATGCCATGTTATTATATATATCGTCGCCATTGAGCAAAGCGGTATATTGTTTATCGCTGAGTGTTTTTACCGTCGATTTTTTCAGCGTGCTATCCGCCTGCTGCGCCCTGAGGGTGCCGCAAAAGAGCAAAATAGCAATAAGTGAAAGTATTGATCTTAGCATGTGGCATTTTACGAAAAAACCTCAACTTTTATACCATGAGTTATTAAAAGTTAACCAAAATTTAATTCACTCCGCTTCCATAATTTTAGAAAAATTCAAACAACCCAGCACTTCTTAAACCTTTATTTTAACAATTTTATAGTCAGAAAC encodes:
- a CDS encoding acetyl-CoA carboxylase carboxyltransferase subunit alpha, coding for MKITFDFEKPLAELIQQIEKVKQVEDKNKLDMSATVAELEAKLDAAKKEIYSNLTGWQKVQISRHPERPYTLQYIELMCDDFIELHGDRTVGDDKAIIGGFGTLNGQTVMFIGHQKGRNTKERQYRNFGMANPEGYRKALRLMKMAEKFNKPVVTLIDTPGAFPGLEAEERGQGEAIARNLLEMAVLKVPVICVIIGEGASGGALGIGIGDRVLMLDNSWYSVISPENCSTILWKTWENKERAAEVLKLTSTEMYKNKLIDGVIKEPLGGAHQDPVAMAAILKKQLLKDLKTLGERDINELVTERIDKFCNMGVVNEG
- a CDS encoding DUF2723 domain-containing protein produces the protein MDYKKINNIFGWVAFIIASLTYILTLEPSSSFWDCGEFVACIYRLQVAHQPGAPLFTMIGKVFTLLSMGNNTKVAYWANMASALASGATIMFLFWTITALAKKLLVKKAEEINTTNLILIIGAGLVGALAYAYSDTFWFSAVESEVYAQSSLCTAIVFWAILKWDAHADEQHADKWIVFIAYVMGLSIGIHLLNLLVIPAIALVIYFRRAKNITSKGTFWAFFAGIVAVAFVLWGVIQYTVKGAAFSDLLFVNTLGFGFGSGAVVFFVLLIATIVSGIYYTIKPLKPAIIVAAVCFILALGISAGIIGVVVGAAVLALLEYVVKIRQKRFALNTFLICLLFILFGYSSFVMIVVRAKANPNLNNSDPENAFALNSYLNRDQYGDTPLLYGQFFDSTPTEQTEGATIYRRGETKYEVAGKKLTTVYDRNTPFPRMFSDKAGHPDFYRAWSKLGQSEHPTFATNLGFFGTWQVNQMYTRYFLWNFVGRANDLDGQTGAIDGKGGIDGSWLSGWDFSKPLPYAVTESKSYNRLFFLPLIIGLIGLFFHFWRDQRNAGVVLVLFFFTGLAIVLYLNQDPLQPRERDYAYAGSFYAFAIWIGLGVLAIADFLSKKINAKTSAIIATLICLLAAPVLMANQEWDDHDRSTKLTPHDMAYNYLNSCAPNAILFTYGDNDTYPLWYIQEVENVRPDVRIVNLSLLGTDWYIRGMKNKMNESEPLPISMSNDKFKPGVRDVIYFNDQKLVGATELKEVFDFMTSDDKSTMVEYNNGDVANYLPTKNFKLTIDPNQVVQTGTVPAAEKDKIVPEMDWTFSGRYVTKDVLAMMDILSHNNWKRPIYFSVTVPNDNMIGLDKYLYNEGFAYRLMPLKPDTASNALENSNTPVMYHNMMTKFKWGNMKTARYLDHESMTMFYPLITRLYSNLSDNLMKEGHNDLAKNTLKKYDEVMPGIINSTEVAVRKFYMIESSYRLGDIPLANKLSNQVDDYVNNLLNYNYALLQRNEISLDNNRDVQYSIQILSGLVGFTKEFKQTELNTKFSAQLKGFEAKFGISAKR
- a CDS encoding ribose-phosphate pyrophosphokinase, with the translated sequence MPLQFNPVKLFAGSGSKELAQKIADAYGRELGDVVLSRFSDGEFQPHFNESVRGCDVFLIQSTNQPTDNLMELLMMIDAARRASSHYVSAVIPYFGLARQDRKDKPRVAISAKLVANLLVAAGINRIMTMDLHAAQIQGFFDIPVDHLDASIIFVPYIKSLGLENLTIASPDMGGSYRARSFAKFFNAEVVICDKRRKRANEIESMTLIGDVTDQDIVLIDDICDTAGTLAKAAGLIMERGARSVRAVCTHPVLSGKAYETIENSALTELIVTDTIPLKQTSPKIKVLSTAELFAKAISNVNEHGSISQLFRVD
- the pth gene encoding aminoacyl-tRNA hydrolase, which produces MKYLIVGLGNIGPEYADTRHNIGFMILDELAKQEGAKFYHMRLAYYSEVSFKGRTLHLIKPTTYMNLSGKAMNHWMKELKIPVENVLVLVDDIALPLGTLRLKPKGSAAGHNGLKHIETTLGHNNYARLRFGVGDNYPKGRQVDYVLSGFDDDEKPELPALIDRSIEMIKGFATIGTELTMTRYNK
- a CDS encoding 50S ribosomal protein L25/general stress protein Ctc; amino-acid sequence: MKSIAISGSPRENVGKRDAKELRYQGLVPAVLYGGPTQSHFAVSAADLRAVVYTPVVHFIDLEIAGVKSQAIIKDIQFHPLTEQIIHVDFLLLDEKKPITIEIPVKLTGTSPGVKVGGKLVQKLRKLRIKALPKDHLDAIEVSIEALEVGKSVKVGEIKLPNLTITNAQEDTIVSVTTSRALRQAEQEAASGKK